The sequence TTTCACCATCACCGTGCTGATGCAGCTCGAGGACTACGGATTCTGCAAGCGCGGCGAAGGCGGTCCATTCGCAGCGAGCGGAGCGCTCGACATCGATGGCACATTGCCCATCAACACCTCCGGCGGAAACCTGGCCGACGGCTACATACACGGTCTCAGTCACATCGTCGAAGGCGTCCGCCAGTTGCGTGGCGAGTCGACAGCACCGGTCGCCGGTGCCGAGACCTGCCTGGTCACATCCGGCATGCCAGGTCCCGGCTCCAGCGCGCTGATTCTGCGGAGAGACCAATGAGCACGCCCTGCGACACAGGAGAACGATTGTGAGTCAACCGATTTACATTCTGGGCGGATGGCAGTCCGACTTCGCGCAGAAGGCCCCGGGCGGTGAGTTCTTCCCGCTCATCGAATCCGCTGTGACCGGAGCCCTCGACGATACCGGTGTCGATGCATGTGATATCGACGTCAGCCACGTAGGGAACTTCGCTGGCGAAATATTCACCGGCCAAGGCCAACTCGGTGGATTGGTGGCGGCGGTCCACCATGGCCTCGCAGGCAAACCGGCGTCGCGGCACGAGGCGGCATGCGCATCAGGCAGCATGGCGGCGCTCGCGGCGATGGCCGACCTCGAAAGCGGCCGTTACGACTGCGCACTGGTAGTCGGCGCCGAGGTGCTGCGCAACGTGGGTGGTCAGGACGCCGGTCTGAGGCTGGGCGCAGCAGCCTGGGTCGGACGCGAGGTGGTGGACGAACCCTATCCGTGGCCGTCGATGTTCGGTCGGATCGGTGAGGAGTACGACCGGCGTTACGGACTCGACCACGCCCATCTCGGCCGTATCGCCGAGATCAATTTCGATAACGCCAAACTGAACCCACGCGCACAGACTCGGAGTTGGGAGGTGGCCACCGAATCCTTCTACGAGGACGACGAACTCAACCCAGTGGTGGCCGGGCCGCTACGGCGCCAGGACTGCAGCCGCATCACCGATGGTTCGGCCGCGGTGATTCTGGCCTCGCACCGGTTTGCGCAGAGTTGGGCCCGCCACCACAGCGTCGACCTCGCCGAGGTGCCACGCATCCTCGGCTGGGGACACCGCACGGGAACGATGCTTCTCGAGGACAGGCTCGCCGGGAGCGCCGACGATGAGTACGTTTTTCCACATCTGCGTCAGGCGATTTTGGATGCCTACCGCAGAGCGGGTATCACCGGGCCCGACGACCTCGACGTGCTGGAGACCCACGACTGCTTCTCGGTGTCGGAATACGTCGCCATCGACCACTTCGGAATCACCCCGGCGGGTAAGGCGTGGCAGGCAGTGGAGGACGGGACGATCGAACGCGACGGGTCCCTGCCGGTGAATCCCAGCGGGGGCCTCTTGGGCCTCGGTCATCCGGTGGGCGCCACCGGGATCCGGATGCTGCTCGACGGTGCTCGGCAGGTGACAGGTCGAGCCTGCGATTACCAGGTGCCGGCTGCCGGCAAGGTCGGTTTGCTCAACATCGGTGGAGCGGTGACCACGGTCGCCACCTTTGTGGTCGGCACCTGAGGCGCTCACCATCTGAATTCGGCGGCGTTGTCCCATCTTCGGCGACGGTGAATCCTTCGAGGAGAGCAACGATCTGACTATTGCACGATCCAAATGTGAGGAACTATGGGATCTTCCACGTTGATCATCGACACCGACACGCATATCACCGAGCCTCCCGACCTTTGGACCAGTCGGATGTCGAGAAAGCGGTGGGGCAACCTCATTCCCGAGGTCCGGTGGATCGAGGAGCAGCAGGCCGAGTTCTGGTGCATGAACGGGCAACCGATCTTCACGGTCGGTACCTGCATCATGGTTCCCGATGAGGACGGCAGACCCGTCCGCTCCCCGCGGTTCCCCGACTACGCGGACTCGTTCAAATCGATGCATCCCTCCGCGTTCGACGCCAAGGAGCGGCTGGCGGTGATGGATGCGTACGGGATCCAGGCCGCCGCGATCTTCCCGAACCTCGGGTTCGTGGGCCCCAACATCTTCGCCGCGGCGGGCTCGGATGCACTCGAGTTCCAGACCGCAGCATTGCAGGCCTACAACGACTTCCTGCTGGACTGGAGCTCGATCGCACCGGAGCGGTTGCTGGCGCTGGCGCTGATCCCGTACTGGGATGTCGAGGCGGCGGTCAAAGAGATCGAGCGATGCGCCGCGGCCGGGCACAAGGGCCTGGTCTCGACGGGTAAGCCCCACGAGCACGGACAGCCCCTGCTGGCCGACCGGCACTGGGACCCGATGTGGGCCGCGGCCCAGGACGCCGGCTTGTCGATCAGCTTCCACGTCGGCGGCGGCGATCTGGGCAGGCACATGAACGACGAGCGCACCAATGTCGAGGGATGGCGGGCCACGCTGGCGCGGCTGACGACCTCGTTCTTTCTGGAAAGTGGGATCACCCTGGCAGACCTACTGATGTCGGGCGTGCTTGCGCGCTTCCCGACACTGCGGTTCGTCTCCGTGGAGAGTGCAATCGGCTGGATCCCGTTCCTGTTGGAGTCATTGGACTTTCACTTCAAGAAGTACGAGCCCTGGCATGAACGTCCCGAATTCACCGCCGACGGCATGCTGCCCAGCGACTACTTCCGCCGCCAGGTCTACGCCAACTACTGGTTCGAGGACCTCCAACCGTGGCACATCGACGCCATCGGCGAGGACAACCTGCTTTTCGAGACCGACTATCCCCATCAGACGTGTCTGGACAAGCGTGAGATCGCCGAAGCGATCGACTCCGGCTTGAGCGGGGTCAGCGAAGTCGCCAAGGAGAAGATCCTGTGGCGCAATGCTGCCTCGTTGTTCAACATGGACGTCGCAGCGCTCGAGAAGCTCGCCTGACGGTGGTCTTCGGCGAGGCACCCCTGCCGGTGACCAACGACCCCGACACCGCCGGCTTCTGGCTGGCGGCTGAGCGCGGCGAGGTCGTCGTCTGCGTATGTGCAAATTGCGGTGCGGTTTTGCACCTGCCACGATCACACTGCCACATCTGCCGATCGTGGACGGT comes from Mycolicibacterium pulveris and encodes:
- a CDS encoding acetyl-CoA acetyltransferase; the protein is MSQPIYILGGWQSDFAQKAPGGEFFPLIESAVTGALDDTGVDACDIDVSHVGNFAGEIFTGQGQLGGLVAAVHHGLAGKPASRHEAACASGSMAALAAMADLESGRYDCALVVGAEVLRNVGGQDAGLRLGAAAWVGREVVDEPYPWPSMFGRIGEEYDRRYGLDHAHLGRIAEINFDNAKLNPRAQTRSWEVATESFYEDDELNPVVAGPLRRQDCSRITDGSAAVILASHRFAQSWARHHSVDLAEVPRILGWGHRTGTMLLEDRLAGSADDEYVFPHLRQAILDAYRRAGITGPDDLDVLETHDCFSVSEYVAIDHFGITPAGKAWQAVEDGTIERDGSLPVNPSGGLLGLGHPVGATGIRMLLDGARQVTGRACDYQVPAAGKVGLLNIGGAVTTVATFVVGT
- a CDS encoding amidohydrolase family protein, which encodes MGSSTLIIDTDTHITEPPDLWTSRMSRKRWGNLIPEVRWIEEQQAEFWCMNGQPIFTVGTCIMVPDEDGRPVRSPRFPDYADSFKSMHPSAFDAKERLAVMDAYGIQAAAIFPNLGFVGPNIFAAAGSDALEFQTAALQAYNDFLLDWSSIAPERLLALALIPYWDVEAAVKEIERCAAAGHKGLVSTGKPHEHGQPLLADRHWDPMWAAAQDAGLSISFHVGGGDLGRHMNDERTNVEGWRATLARLTTSFFLESGITLADLLMSGVLARFPTLRFVSVESAIGWIPFLLESLDFHFKKYEPWHERPEFTADGMLPSDYFRRQVYANYWFEDLQPWHIDAIGEDNLLFETDYPHQTCLDKREIAEAIDSGLSGVSEVAKEKILWRNAASLFNMDVAALEKLA